A single window of Micrococcaceae bacterium Sec5.1 DNA harbors:
- a CDS encoding NAD(P)H-binding protein, which produces MAERDVLARPSKFREHGHEAVAASPDSGVNTLTGEGLADVLQGADTVVDVSNSPSFEDAAVLDFFTTSTRNQLAAEKEAGVGHHVALSVVGTERLLESGYFRAKIAQEKLIKESGVPYSIVHATQFFEFVKSIAQAATEGNIVRLSPARIQPMAAEDVATAVARTAVGSPQNAIVEVAGPEQFGLDELIRKGLSFRGDPREVVTDPSARYFNAMLQNGELLPGSEATIYNTRFEEWLNQQ; this is translated from the coding sequence GTGGCTGAACGTGACGTCCTAGCACGGCCTAGCAAGTTCCGCGAACATGGACACGAAGCAGTTGCCGCTTCCCCTGACTCAGGCGTGAACACGCTCACGGGCGAGGGCCTCGCGGATGTCTTGCAGGGAGCGGACACCGTAGTCGATGTGTCGAACTCGCCCTCGTTTGAAGATGCGGCTGTGCTCGATTTCTTTACAACCTCCACCCGCAACCAGCTCGCCGCGGAGAAGGAGGCCGGCGTCGGGCACCATGTCGCTCTGTCGGTCGTGGGCACCGAGCGACTGTTGGAGAGCGGCTACTTCCGGGCGAAAATCGCTCAGGAGAAGCTCATCAAGGAATCGGGCGTCCCCTATTCGATTGTTCATGCGACGCAGTTCTTCGAGTTCGTCAAGAGCATCGCCCAGGCCGCGACCGAGGGAAACATTGTTCGTCTGTCGCCCGCCCGGATCCAGCCAATGGCCGCTGAGGACGTGGCCACCGCAGTTGCACGCACCGCCGTCGGAAGTCCACAAAACGCCATCGTTGAGGTCGCCGGTCCCGAGCAGTTCGGTCTCGACGAGCTCATCCGCAAGGGCCTCAGCTTCCGTGGCGACCCCCGCGAGGTTGTCACTGACCCTAGCGCGCGCTACTTCAACGCCATGCTCCAGAATGGCGAGCTGCTTCCCGGCAGCGAAGCGACCATCTATAACACCCGCTTTGAGGAGTGGCTGAACCAGCAGTAG
- a CDS encoding acyl-CoA dehydrogenase family protein, which produces MLDEKAAAGTVTSGEPIQKVLPPYPEADLMHVVDLLPAGERERYADVREFLQTRIRAASIEYWNREEFPFGLLAEMAKYGLGGLQTDGSSKLFKGLMYTEIARADVSLSALVGIHNELIVGMIHELGSPEQKRKWLPGLEAFTQLGAFALTEPDHGSDIAGGLSTTARRDGDEWVINGAKRWIGAGTIADFALVWARDVSDHQIKGFIVESDRAGYSATKITNKIGLRIMQNADITLDDVRIPADNLLPGATAFSRANDLLRDSRAWVGWQAAGIQLAAFDIARSYALERKQFGKELARFQLIQQQLADILGNANASLSLMVELARIQQAGKLEMVQAAMCKATTTRLARSSVAMGRSLMGGNGITTDYEMGKLFGDAEILYTYEGSYEINSMIVARAVTGKSAFV; this is translated from the coding sequence ATGCTCGACGAAAAAGCAGCTGCCGGCACCGTTACCAGCGGCGAACCGATACAGAAAGTCCTCCCTCCTTATCCGGAGGCGGACCTGATGCACGTGGTGGACCTGCTTCCTGCGGGGGAGCGTGAGCGGTACGCGGACGTGCGGGAGTTCCTCCAAACGCGGATCCGTGCCGCCAGCATCGAATACTGGAACCGCGAAGAGTTCCCGTTCGGGCTCCTGGCCGAGATGGCCAAATATGGACTCGGCGGGCTCCAGACCGACGGCTCCTCCAAGCTGTTCAAGGGCCTCATGTACACCGAGATTGCCCGGGCCGACGTGTCGCTTTCCGCACTGGTCGGCATCCACAACGAGCTCATTGTCGGCATGATCCACGAACTCGGCTCTCCCGAACAGAAGCGGAAATGGCTTCCAGGGCTGGAGGCCTTCACCCAGTTGGGCGCCTTCGCGCTCACGGAACCGGATCACGGTTCGGACATCGCCGGAGGACTCTCGACGACGGCGCGACGCGACGGCGACGAATGGGTCATCAACGGTGCCAAGCGCTGGATTGGGGCAGGCACGATTGCTGACTTCGCCTTGGTGTGGGCGCGCGACGTGTCCGATCATCAGATCAAGGGGTTCATTGTGGAGTCGGACCGGGCAGGCTACTCGGCCACAAAGATCACCAACAAGATCGGCCTCCGCATCATGCAGAATGCGGACATCACGCTGGACGACGTTCGGATTCCTGCGGATAACCTGCTGCCCGGCGCCACAGCGTTCTCGCGGGCCAATGACCTGTTGCGGGATTCGCGGGCCTGGGTGGGTTGGCAGGCTGCGGGCATCCAGCTCGCGGCCTTTGATATCGCCCGCTCCTACGCCCTGGAACGCAAGCAGTTTGGCAAGGAATTGGCCAGATTTCAGCTCATCCAGCAGCAACTGGCCGACATTCTGGGCAACGCCAACGCCTCACTGTCCTTGATGGTGGAACTGGCGCGCATCCAGCAGGCCGGGAAGCTGGAAATGGTGCAGGCCGCCATGTGCAAGGCGACCACAACGCGCTTGGCGCGTTCGTCGGTGGCCATGGGCCGATCCCTGATGGGTGGAAACGGCATCACCACGGATTACGAGATGGGCAAGCTCTTCGGCGACGCCGAAATCCTGTACACCTACGAGGGCAGCTACGAGATCAACTCCATGATCGTGGCCAGGGCGGTAACGGGAAAGTCAGCGTTCGTCTAA
- a CDS encoding AMP-binding protein, with amino-acid sequence MTVTEDFRAARDRLLELREDYKQAHSEFEWPHFDEFNFALDWFDQIAADPERGNKPALVIVEQDGSSTRRTFADLSQRSSQLANWLRNEGVKRGDHMIIMLGNQVELWELMLAGIKLGIVMIPTTTLMGARDLQDRVERGGANWVAVGSANIGKFTAVEGDYTLIEIGGERTNAEAKQYGDSFSAPQEFTPDAPTKADETMLLYFTSGTTSRAKLVEHTHTSYPVGHLSTMYWIGLEPGDVHLNVASPGWAKHAWSNVFTPWIAEACVFIYNYERFNAAALMDQMGREGVTSFCAPPTVWRMLIQADLTQLTSPPQKVVSAGEPLNAEVIGQVEEAWGVTIRDGFGQTESTVQIANTPAQPVKIGSMGRPLPGYDVVLVDPLTGKESDDGELCLRLDPRPVGLMKSYFGDEAKTAEAFRDGYYHTGDMASRDAEGVITYVGRDDDVFKSSDYRLSPFELESVLIEHPAVAEAAVVPSPDPVKLSVPKAFVVLAAGYEPGPAVAEDILRYCREHLAPFKRIRRLEFGELPKTISGKIRRVELRGTEVARHGSGPLPAGLGLEYTEEEFPNLKD; translated from the coding sequence ATGACAGTCACAGAAGACTTCCGTGCGGCGCGGGACCGGCTGCTGGAACTGCGCGAGGACTACAAGCAGGCGCACAGCGAATTCGAATGGCCACATTTTGACGAGTTCAACTTCGCCCTGGATTGGTTCGACCAGATCGCTGCCGATCCGGAACGGGGAAACAAGCCGGCACTGGTCATCGTTGAGCAGGACGGCAGTTCCACCCGGCGCACGTTTGCGGACCTTTCGCAGCGGTCCTCGCAACTTGCCAACTGGCTGCGCAACGAGGGCGTCAAGCGCGGGGACCACATGATCATCATGCTGGGCAACCAAGTAGAGCTCTGGGAGCTCATGCTGGCCGGCATAAAGCTGGGCATCGTCATGATCCCCACCACCACCCTTATGGGTGCCCGCGATCTGCAGGACCGCGTGGAACGCGGCGGTGCCAACTGGGTGGCCGTGGGTAGCGCCAACATCGGGAAGTTCACCGCTGTGGAGGGCGATTACACGCTGATCGAGATCGGCGGGGAACGCACCAACGCGGAAGCCAAACAGTATGGAGATTCCTTCTCCGCACCGCAGGAGTTCACGCCTGACGCCCCCACCAAAGCGGACGAGACGATGCTGCTCTACTTCACGTCCGGCACCACCTCGCGCGCCAAGCTCGTGGAGCACACCCACACGTCCTACCCCGTGGGCCACCTGTCCACGATGTACTGGATCGGCCTTGAACCCGGCGATGTCCACCTCAACGTCGCCTCTCCCGGCTGGGCCAAGCACGCCTGGTCCAACGTTTTCACCCCTTGGATCGCCGAGGCCTGCGTCTTCATCTACAACTACGAACGCTTCAATGCGGCCGCCCTCATGGACCAAATGGGCCGCGAAGGAGTCACAAGTTTCTGTGCACCCCCCACTGTCTGGCGCATGCTCATCCAGGCGGACCTCACACAGTTGACCTCGCCGCCGCAGAAAGTGGTGTCCGCCGGCGAACCGCTGAACGCCGAGGTCATCGGCCAGGTGGAGGAAGCGTGGGGCGTGACCATCCGCGACGGTTTCGGCCAGACCGAATCCACCGTCCAGATCGCAAACACCCCCGCGCAGCCGGTGAAGATCGGTTCCATGGGCAGGCCGCTGCCTGGTTACGACGTCGTCTTGGTCGATCCCCTCACCGGGAAGGAATCCGACGACGGCGAACTCTGCCTGCGCTTGGACCCCCGCCCAGTGGGGCTCATGAAGAGCTACTTCGGCGACGAAGCGAAAACAGCAGAAGCGTTCCGCGACGGTTACTACCACACCGGAGACATGGCCAGCCGGGACGCCGAAGGGGTCATCACTTATGTGGGCCGGGACGACGACGTCTTCAAATCCTCCGACTACCGGTTGTCGCCTTTCGAACTCGAAAGCGTACTCATCGAACACCCCGCAGTGGCGGAGGCCGCCGTCGTGCCTTCACCGGATCCCGTGAAACTGTCGGTGCCGAAAGCGTTTGTAGTGCTCGCCGCCGGCTACGAACCCGGACCCGCTGTTGCCGAGGACATCCTGCGATACTGCCGCGAGCATTTGGCGCCCTTCAAACGGATCAGGCGACTCGAATTCGGCGAACTTCCGAAGACCATTTCGGGCAAGATCAGGCGTGTGGAACTACGCGGCACAGAAGTGGCCCGGCATGGTAGCGGACCCCTGCCGGCGGGTCTCGGCCTGGAGTACACCGAGGAAGAGTTCCCGAATCTGAAAGACTAG
- a CDS encoding GMC oxidoreductase translates to MHTDNIENLNDRGFDYVVIGGGSAGAAVAARLSEDPSVTVALVEAGPDDRGLPEILQLDRWMELLESGYDWDYPVEPQENGNSFMRHARAKVMGGCSSHNSCIAFWAPREDLDEWESKYGATGWNAAAAWPLYQRLETNEDAGSDAPHHGDSGPVHLMNVPPTDPTGVALLDACEQAGIPRAKFNDGNTVINGANFFQINRRSDGTRSSSSVSYIHPIIERENFTLLTGLRARQLVFDADKRCTGVDVVDSAFGRTHRLTAQREVILSTGAIDSPKLLMLSGIGPAAHLAAHGIDVVVDSPGVGEHLQDHPEGVVQFEAKQPMVQTSTQWWEIGIFTPTEEGLDRPDLMMHYGSVPFDMNTLRYGYPTTENGFSLTPNVTHARSRGTVRLRSRDFRDKPMVDPRYFTDPEGHDMRVMVAGIRKAREIAAQPAMAEWAGRELSPGIEAQTDEELQDYIRKTHNTVYHPVGTVRMGPVEDDMSPLDPDLRVKGVTGLRVADASVMPEHVTVNPNITVMMIGERCADLIKASRTDETTTAEADFSLTPA, encoded by the coding sequence ATGCACACCGACAACATCGAGAACCTCAATGACCGAGGGTTCGACTACGTGGTCATCGGCGGCGGCTCTGCCGGGGCCGCTGTAGCGGCCCGTCTGAGCGAGGATCCTTCCGTTACCGTGGCGCTGGTTGAAGCCGGTCCGGATGACCGCGGCCTCCCCGAGATCCTGCAGCTTGACCGCTGGATGGAACTGCTGGAGTCGGGGTACGACTGGGACTACCCGGTGGAACCGCAGGAGAACGGCAACTCCTTCATGCGCCACGCCCGCGCCAAGGTCATGGGTGGCTGCTCCAGCCACAACTCCTGCATCGCTTTCTGGGCTCCTCGCGAAGACCTGGACGAGTGGGAGTCAAAGTACGGCGCCACCGGCTGGAACGCTGCTGCCGCCTGGCCGTTGTACCAACGCCTCGAAACCAACGAGGACGCCGGCTCGGATGCTCCCCACCATGGCGACTCGGGGCCTGTGCACCTGATGAACGTGCCACCGACGGATCCCACCGGCGTCGCGCTCCTTGACGCCTGCGAGCAGGCCGGCATCCCCCGCGCAAAGTTCAATGACGGCAACACAGTGATTAACGGGGCCAACTTCTTCCAGATCAATCGCCGTTCGGACGGCACGCGTTCCTCCAGCTCGGTCTCCTACATCCACCCCATCATCGAACGTGAAAACTTCACACTGCTGACTGGCCTGCGTGCCCGCCAGCTGGTGTTCGATGCGGACAAGCGCTGCACCGGCGTCGACGTCGTTGACTCAGCTTTCGGCCGGACCCACCGTCTCACAGCGCAGCGCGAAGTCATCCTGTCCACCGGCGCCATCGACTCCCCCAAGCTCCTCATGCTCTCCGGCATCGGCCCGGCCGCGCATCTCGCCGCACACGGCATCGACGTGGTGGTCGACTCCCCCGGCGTCGGCGAACACCTGCAGGACCACCCGGAAGGCGTGGTGCAGTTCGAGGCCAAGCAGCCGATGGTGCAGACCTCCACCCAGTGGTGGGAGATTGGCATCTTTACTCCCACCGAAGAGGGTTTGGATCGCCCGGACCTGATGATGCATTACGGCTCTGTCCCGTTCGACATGAACACCCTTCGGTACGGCTACCCCACCACGGAGAATGGCTTCAGCCTCACGCCGAACGTCACCCACGCCCGTTCCCGCGGGACCGTCCGGCTTCGCAGCCGGGACTTCCGCGACAAGCCGATGGTTGACCCCCGCTACTTCACGGATCCAGAGGGCCACGACATGCGCGTCATGGTGGCCGGCATCCGCAAGGCCCGGGAAATCGCCGCTCAGCCGGCCATGGCTGAATGGGCCGGCCGGGAGCTCTCCCCTGGGATCGAGGCACAGACGGACGAGGAACTGCAGGATTACATCCGCAAAACGCACAACACCGTCTACCACCCGGTCGGCACCGTCCGCATGGGACCAGTAGAGGACGACATGTCACCACTGGATCCCGATCTGCGGGTCAAGGGCGTCACCGGCCTGCGCGTTGCCGACGCCTCCGTCATGCCGGAACACGTCACCGTGAACCCCAACATCACCGTCATGATGATTGGTGAGCGGTGCGCAGACCTCATCAAGGCAAGCCGGACGGATGAAACCACGACGGCGGAGGCGGACTTCAGCTTGACCCCCGCCTGA
- a CDS encoding SDR family oxidoreductase, producing MKIVVIGGTGLIGKQVVEILSSQGHEAKAASPSTGVDSVTGHGLDEAMVGADVVVDLTNTSDFDEKVVVPFFSTSSRNLLAAGNRAGVQHHVALSVVGTDRIDVGYFAGKAAQEKAVRDGGVPYTILRATQFFEFIPIIANAGMRDGSIYATNYLMQPMAAADVARILAETAVSPAIDGVLEMAGPERAGINEFVARVLEAHNDPRPVVVDTQAGYFGIPIEETSIVPVGESRIGDITLKEWLNVTS from the coding sequence ATGAAGATCGTTGTAATCGGCGGCACTGGCCTGATCGGCAAGCAAGTTGTGGAGATCCTCAGCAGTCAGGGTCATGAGGCGAAAGCGGCGTCCCCTTCCACCGGGGTGGATTCCGTGACCGGCCATGGATTGGATGAGGCGATGGTGGGGGCGGACGTCGTTGTCGACTTGACGAACACGTCCGATTTCGACGAGAAGGTAGTCGTTCCCTTCTTCTCCACTTCATCCCGCAATCTTCTCGCTGCCGGGAATAGGGCGGGCGTGCAGCATCACGTGGCTCTGTCGGTCGTTGGAACTGACCGTATCGACGTCGGCTACTTCGCCGGAAAAGCCGCGCAGGAGAAGGCTGTTAGAGATGGTGGAGTGCCGTACACCATTCTGCGGGCAACTCAATTCTTCGAGTTCATCCCGATCATCGCCAATGCAGGAATGCGCGATGGGTCGATTTATGCGACAAATTACCTGATGCAGCCGATGGCTGCTGCCGACGTTGCCCGCATCCTGGCGGAGACGGCCGTCTCGCCAGCGATCGACGGCGTCCTGGAAATGGCAGGCCCTGAGCGCGCAGGAATTAACGAATTCGTAGCCCGGGTTCTCGAGGCCCACAATGATCCCCGCCCAGTGGTTGTTGACACCCAGGCCGGCTACTTCGGCATACCGATCGAAGAGACGAGCATCGTTCCCGTGGGTGAATCCCGGATCGGGGACATCACCCTCAAAGAGTGGCTGAACGTGACGTCCTAG
- a CDS encoding RNA polymerase sigma-70 factor, which yields MDADTGSAAELETASTIFAEVRPRLFGIAYRMLGSVSEAEDIVQETWVRWQTCDRSLVRHAPAFLATTATRLAINVGQSARVRRETYVGPWLPEPVDTSADPELGALRGEALEFAVLLILEKLSPTERAAYVLRQAFDYPYEQIAEVIQQTEGNARQLVSRARKRLAEEKRAEVSVSEQRNLLEAFLAAARTGNLAALEALFAADVVSYSDGGGKVRASKFPVVGRERVAKYYQAFASRFWLGVDTQAFMANGRPSARLARDGVVFAVVTLTASADGIDRLLWTMNPDKLSGVTRVGG from the coding sequence ATGGATGCCGACACGGGGTCAGCGGCCGAATTGGAAACGGCATCGACTATTTTCGCGGAAGTCCGTCCTCGATTGTTCGGGATCGCCTACCGCATGCTCGGAAGTGTCAGCGAGGCCGAAGACATCGTCCAGGAGACGTGGGTCCGATGGCAGACATGCGATCGCAGCCTGGTTCGGCATGCGCCGGCATTCCTGGCGACTACCGCCACCCGTCTCGCCATCAATGTCGGGCAGTCGGCACGTGTCCGTCGTGAGACGTATGTGGGTCCCTGGCTGCCCGAGCCGGTGGACACAAGCGCCGACCCCGAACTGGGCGCCTTGCGTGGTGAAGCGCTCGAGTTTGCGGTGTTGCTGATACTGGAAAAGTTGTCGCCAACCGAACGTGCAGCCTACGTGCTGCGGCAGGCATTCGACTACCCATATGAGCAGATCGCCGAGGTCATTCAGCAGACAGAAGGCAATGCCCGCCAGCTGGTCAGCCGCGCACGCAAACGCCTTGCTGAGGAGAAACGTGCTGAGGTAAGCGTGAGCGAGCAGCGGAATCTGCTGGAGGCATTCCTGGCTGCTGCGCGAACCGGCAACCTGGCCGCGCTGGAGGCGCTGTTCGCCGCCGACGTCGTCAGTTACTCCGACGGCGGTGGGAAGGTTCGGGCTTCGAAGTTCCCTGTTGTCGGACGGGAACGGGTCGCGAAGTACTATCAGGCGTTCGCGTCGCGGTTCTGGCTTGGTGTCGATACCCAGGCTTTCATGGCCAACGGCCGGCCCTCCGCACGCCTGGCCCGGGACGGGGTGGTGTTTGCGGTGGTGACCCTCACTGCGTCTGCCGATGGTATTGATCGGCTGTTGTGGACGATGAATCCAGACAAACTCTCCGGCGTGACGAGGGTTGGGGGCTGA
- a CDS encoding APC family permease, which translates to MSEPSKLGPRKSDASGMDEFGYAQTLDRSIGKFASFAAGVSYISILTGVFQLFYFGFSTAGPAYAWSWPIVFVGQLMVALCFAELAGRYPVAGSVYNWAKRLSTGTWAWLAGWLLLISSIMALGSVALALQITLPQIWSGFQLVGDGTGPYDFAVNGVILASIMIGISTLINAFGVKLMTMINSVGVFVELVAAVLLIAALIWHSVRGPEVLLDTAGFGEGHPLGFFGVFMIAAMASGYVMYGFDTASSLGEETKDPKRTAPKAILRAVTASFLLGGLLLLGGILAAPDLSDPKLGAADGGLQYIVLSVLGGPFGKAFLVCIVVAVVVCTLAVHAAAIRMMFAMARDNNLPFSRQLSKVHPTRKTPTVAAIVIGVVAVIPLIVNISQPAIFTILSSISIVLIYLSYLLVTVPMLRRRFLKKWPLKDDGSEPGFSLGKWGLPVNILAVLWGGAMTLNLIWPRPEIYNSVPPFEWYLQWGGVMFVAAVVIGGTLLYRLRIRHRTGVLAEHAAAAPSPEPASPGSASHEPGAPEQAASEPVHVLTQSS; encoded by the coding sequence ATGTCAGAACCCAGCAAATTAGGACCCCGCAAGAGCGATGCCAGTGGCATGGACGAGTTTGGCTACGCCCAAACCCTTGACCGCAGCATCGGCAAGTTCGCCAGCTTCGCCGCCGGCGTCAGTTACATCTCTATCCTCACCGGCGTTTTTCAACTCTTTTACTTCGGCTTTTCCACGGCCGGTCCGGCCTATGCGTGGTCATGGCCAATCGTCTTCGTCGGCCAGCTAATGGTCGCTCTGTGCTTTGCGGAACTTGCTGGCCGCTACCCAGTGGCTGGATCGGTCTACAACTGGGCTAAACGACTCTCCACCGGAACGTGGGCCTGGCTGGCAGGCTGGTTACTCCTCATTTCCTCGATCATGGCTCTGGGTTCCGTTGCCTTGGCCCTTCAAATCACCTTGCCGCAGATCTGGAGTGGCTTCCAACTGGTGGGCGATGGAACAGGGCCTTACGACTTCGCCGTCAACGGCGTCATCCTTGCCAGCATCATGATCGGCATTTCCACGCTCATCAACGCTTTCGGCGTGAAGCTCATGACCATGATCAACAGCGTTGGCGTATTTGTGGAACTGGTTGCGGCCGTCCTGCTGATCGCTGCGCTGATTTGGCATTCCGTGCGGGGACCGGAAGTCCTCCTGGACACGGCCGGTTTCGGCGAAGGACATCCTCTGGGCTTCTTCGGGGTGTTCATGATTGCTGCCATGGCCTCCGGCTACGTCATGTACGGGTTCGATACCGCCAGTTCCCTGGGCGAGGAAACCAAGGACCCCAAGCGCACTGCCCCCAAGGCCATCCTGCGTGCCGTTACGGCGTCCTTCCTCTTGGGAGGACTGCTCCTCCTGGGCGGCATCCTGGCCGCGCCCGATCTTTCCGATCCCAAGCTTGGAGCTGCCGATGGCGGGCTTCAGTACATTGTGCTTTCCGTGCTGGGCGGCCCCTTCGGCAAAGCCTTCCTGGTTTGCATCGTGGTGGCCGTCGTGGTCTGCACACTGGCCGTCCATGCAGCAGCTATCCGGATGATGTTCGCCATGGCCAGGGACAACAACCTTCCCTTCAGCCGCCAGCTCAGCAAAGTGCATCCCACCCGCAAAACCCCGACAGTGGCTGCAATCGTTATCGGTGTAGTCGCTGTGATTCCGTTGATCGTCAACATCTCCCAGCCAGCTATCTTCACCATCCTTTCCAGCATCAGCATCGTCCTGATCTACCTCTCCTACCTGCTGGTCACGGTGCCGATGCTGCGGCGCCGGTTCCTCAAGAAGTGGCCGCTGAAGGACGACGGTTCAGAACCAGGATTCAGTCTCGGTAAATGGGGGCTGCCCGTGAACATCCTCGCAGTGCTCTGGGGCGGCGCGATGACGCTGAACCTGATTTGGCCACGGCCGGAGATTTACAACTCAGTACCGCCCTTCGAGTGGTACCTGCAGTGGGGCGGCGTCATGTTCGTTGCTGCCGTAGTCATCGGCGGAACGCTCCTCTACCGCCTCCGTATCAGGCACCGGACAGGGGTCCTGGCCGAGCACGCCGCTGCGGCCCCCTCCCCGGAGCCAGCCTCGCCGGGGTCAGCGTCCCATGAACCCGGAGCCCCTGAGCAAGCCGCATCGGAGCCTGTCCACGTCCTAACCCAAAGTTCCTAG
- a CDS encoding aldehyde dehydrogenase family protein, which yields MTQATFSDSASTLFINGSWEPAASGAVRQIHNPADGELVATVSEACREDAERAISAARAAFDSGVWSSVPAPDRGAFLLKVAAELRERREKFARAESLDTGKRIIESRIDIDDIAACFEYFGRLAGQSAGRVVDAGDNAVVSKVVYEPVGVCGLITPWNYPLLQAAWKIAPALAAGCTFVLKPAELTPSTAILAMQLLKDLGLPDGVANLVTGPGAKAGAPLSEHPDIDLVSFTGGLETGKRIAAAAAGTVKKIALELGGKNPNVVFADADFDAAVDNALNGAFVHSGQVCSAGARLVVEESIAERFVDELVRRAQDIRLGGPFDESAETGPLISAAHREKVDAYVQRGVAEGARLRCGGAAPEGEKYDAGFYYQPTILDRVQRGMSVVIDEAFGPVVTVETFRTEDEAVATANDTIYGLAGAVWTQDAGKAQRVAGRLRHGTVWINDYHPYLPQAEWGGFGQSGVGRELGPTGLAEYQEAKHIYQNTNPQVTGWFAERSKEK from the coding sequence ATGACCCAAGCCACATTCTCCGATTCCGCATCCACGCTTTTCATCAACGGCTCGTGGGAGCCGGCTGCGTCCGGTGCGGTCCGCCAAATCCACAACCCGGCCGACGGCGAACTGGTCGCCACGGTGTCCGAGGCTTGCCGCGAAGATGCCGAGCGCGCCATTTCTGCCGCTCGTGCAGCCTTCGACTCCGGCGTCTGGTCCTCTGTACCGGCGCCCGATCGCGGCGCGTTCCTGCTGAAGGTCGCCGCTGAACTGCGCGAACGCCGGGAGAAATTCGCTCGCGCCGAATCGCTGGACACCGGCAAGCGGATCATCGAAAGCCGCATCGACATCGACGACATCGCTGCCTGCTTCGAATACTTCGGAAGGCTCGCCGGGCAGTCGGCGGGCCGGGTAGTCGACGCCGGGGACAACGCCGTCGTCAGCAAAGTTGTCTACGAGCCCGTTGGCGTCTGCGGCTTGATTACGCCGTGGAACTACCCGCTGCTGCAGGCTGCGTGGAAGATCGCTCCCGCCCTGGCCGCTGGCTGCACCTTCGTCCTCAAGCCCGCCGAGTTGACCCCGTCCACGGCAATCCTGGCCATGCAGTTGCTCAAGGACCTCGGTCTGCCGGACGGCGTCGCCAACCTCGTGACGGGCCCGGGCGCCAAAGCGGGCGCACCCCTTTCGGAGCACCCTGACATTGATTTGGTCTCCTTTACGGGTGGCCTGGAAACCGGCAAGCGCATTGCCGCGGCCGCCGCTGGCACTGTAAAAAAGATAGCCCTGGAGCTCGGCGGCAAGAACCCCAACGTTGTGTTTGCGGACGCTGACTTCGACGCCGCCGTCGACAATGCGCTGAACGGCGCTTTTGTGCACTCAGGCCAGGTCTGCTCCGCTGGGGCGCGGCTGGTGGTGGAGGAATCCATCGCCGAACGCTTCGTCGACGAGCTGGTCCGCAGGGCACAGGACATCCGCCTCGGCGGCCCGTTCGATGAGTCCGCCGAAACCGGACCGCTGATTTCCGCAGCCCACCGCGAGAAGGTCGATGCCTACGTCCAGCGTGGCGTGGCGGAGGGCGCACGCCTGCGTTGTGGCGGCGCGGCGCCTGAAGGGGAGAAGTACGACGCCGGTTTCTACTACCAGCCGACTATCCTGGACCGCGTCCAACGGGGAATGTCGGTTGTCATCGACGAAGCCTTCGGCCCTGTAGTAACTGTGGAAACCTTCCGCACGGAAGACGAAGCCGTCGCCACTGCGAACGACACCATCTACGGACTGGCGGGCGCCGTCTGGACCCAGGATGCAGGCAAGGCGCAGCGGGTAGCAGGCCGGTTGCGGCACGGCACCGTTTGGATCAACGACTACCACCCCTACCTTCCGCAGGCCGAATGGGGCGGCTTTGGCCAGTCCGGCGTCGGCCGCGAGCTCGGTCCCACCGGACTCGCTGAATACCAGGAAGCCAAGCACATTTACCAGAACACCAACCCGCAGGTAACCGGCTGGTTCGCTGAGCGCAGCAAGGAGAAATAG